Proteins encoded in a region of the Vicia villosa cultivar HV-30 ecotype Madison, WI linkage group LG5, Vvil1.0, whole genome shotgun sequence genome:
- the LOC131607207 gene encoding uncharacterized protein LOC131607207 codes for MSTGNTECLHLWAYNTRPVGAHWLLLAINPIREVVYYLNSVNGEWTNYPAMKDIVDLSIQVFRSQRDAQVSRTKSSNITWIQVQCPQQKNSYDCGYFVLRFMKEILQANQLEIPLTYLDEFRAAGYPRLKLEEIKEDLCHFYIKRFFM; via the exons atgtccaccggcaatacagaatgtctgcatctttgggcgtataatacccgaccagtagg agcacactggttgctgcttgctatcaaccctataagggaagtcgtgtattatctgaattcggtaaatggtgaatggaccaattatccggccatgaaggacatcgttgattt atcaatacaagtgttccgaagtcaacgggacgcacaggtatcccgaactaaatctagcaacattacttggatccaagtgcag tgtccgcaacagaaaaacagttacgattgcggatactttgtattgaggtttatgaaagaaatccttcaggcaaatcaattagagattccgctcacg taccttgacgaattccgtgccgctggatacccgagacttaagttggaagaaataaaagaggatttgtgtcatttttatattaagcgctttttcatgtag
- the LOC131602317 gene encoding dihydroorotase, mitochondrial, with the protein MMELTITQPDDFHLHLRDGALLEAVTPHSAKHFGRAIIMPNLKPPITTTSSAISYRDSILKAIPKSSNFNPLMTLYLTDATTPHEIQLAKKSGFVYGVKLYPAGATTNSQDGVTDLFGNCYSVLEEMVHQGLPLLVHGEVTNPEVDIFDREKVFIETILEPLIQRLPQLKVVMEHITTMDAVKFVESCKEGYVAATVTPQHILLNRNALFQGGLQPHNYCLPVLKREIHRQAIVSAITSGSKRFFLGTDSAPHDRRNKECACGCAGIYNSPVALSLYAKVFEEAGALDKLEAFTSFNGPDFYGIPRNKSKIRLRKSPWRVPECLSFPFGDIIPMFAGETLDWEALLI; encoded by the exons ATGATGGAGCTAACGATTACACAACCGGATGATTTCCATCTCCATCTTCGCGACGGTGCTCTTCTCGAAGCCGTAACCCCTCACAGTGCAAAGCATTTCGGAAGAGCTATAATCATGCCCAATTTGAAGCCACCTATCACCACCACATCTTCCGCTATTTCTTATCGCGATTCAATTTTGAAAGCAATTCCTAAATCTTCCAATTTCAATCCTCTCATGACACTTTACCTCACTGATGCTACCACTCCTCATGAGATTCAACTCGCAA AAAAAAGTGGATTTGTTTATGGTGTGAAGCTATATCCTGCTGGTGCTACAACAAACTCTCAAGATGGTGTTACAGATCTTTTTGGAAATTGTTATTCTGTTCTTGAGGAAATGGTTCACCAAGGTTTACCATTATTG GTTCATGGAGAAGTCACAAATCCAGAAGTTGATATTTTTGATCGCGAAAAGGTCTTTATTGAAACAATTTTAGAGCCTTTAATTCAAAGGCTTCCGCAATTGAAGGTTGTGATGGAGCATATTACTACCATGGATGCCGTTAAGTTTGTAGAGTCTTGCAAAGAAG GTTATGTAGCAGCAACTGTTACACCTCAGCATATTCTTCTCAATCGAAATGCTCTGTTCCAAGGTGGTTTACAACCTCACAATTATTGTCTTCCCGTGCTTAAAAGAGAGATCCACA GACAGGCTATTGTGTCAGCTATCACTAGTGGAAGCAAGCGATTTTTCCTCGGAACTGATAGTGCTCCACATGATAGGCGTAATAAGGAATGTGCTTGTGGATGTGCTGGCATATACAACTCTCCGGTCGCTCTATCACTATATGCCAAGGTTTTTGAAGAG GCTGGTGCACTGGACAAGCTGGAGGCTTTTACAAGTTTTAATGGACCTGACTTCTATGGTATCCCCAGAAACAAGTCTAAGATTAGACTGAGGAAATCACCTTGGAGAGTACCTGAGTGTCTGTCATTTCCTTTTGGAGATATTATTCCCATGTTTGCCGGTGAAACACTTGATTGGGAGGCATTGCTTATTTGA
- the LOC131607208 gene encoding transcription factor bHLH162-like — MDHLRNDQPSTCPTKVERRLVEKNRRNQMKILYTKLNSLLPNYSPTELALALPDQVDEAINYIKCLEANVKMAEEKKERLLMEKKKRSRECCFGVPKSPCFEIHEFGSSLQVVLTCGLDNQFIFYEITRVLHEENVDVKSVNSSRIGDDSFLHVVHAEIPQTCVQFGATKVSERLRMFVSGSSSDVEIQPHEFWDFEIGNDVWSF, encoded by the exons ATGGATCATTTGAGAAATGATCAACCTTCTACCTGTCCAACCAAAGTTGAAAGAAGACTTGTGGAGAAAAACAGAAGAAATCAGATGAAGATTCTCTACACCAAACTCAACTCTCTTCTCCCTAACTATAGCCCTACG GAGTTGGCGTTGGCATTACCGGACCAAGTAGATGAAGCCATAAACTATATAAAGTGTTTAGAGGCAAATGTGAAGATGGCTGAGGAGAAGAAAGAGAGATTGTTAatggagaagaagaaaagatCGCGTGAATGTTGTTTTGGTGTACCAAAATCGCCATGTTTCGAAATTCATGAATTTGGTTCTTCTCTGCAAGTCGTTCTAACGTGTGGTTTAGATAATCAGTTCATATTCTATGAAATTACTCGTGTGTTGCATGAAGAGAATGTAGATGTCAAGAGTGTCAATTCCTCGAGAATTGGAGATGATTCTTTCCTACATGTCGTGCATGCTGAG ATTCCTCAGACTTGTGTTCAATTTGGAGCGACAAAAGTGAGTGAAAGATTGAGAATGTTTGTGAGTGGATCATCCAGTGATGTGGAAATACAGCCTCATGAGTTCTGGGATTTTGAAATTGGAAATGATGTATGGAGTTTCTAG